Proteins encoded by one window of Gordonia jinghuaiqii:
- a CDS encoding class I adenylate-forming enzyme family protein translates to MSYQRASRIPASVRERWHRAGFHTQQTIGGLLEDSAARWPQRVAAITETGEVTFTDLARQSRHIATTLIEAGVQPGEAVSWLLPTGPEAIATAAAIWRIGAISSPLVPIYGSREITTALSQVRPTAIITSTASARRDYPDEFDEICRAVELVPRIRLLTSGAHPGWVSSSDVRVGSLPDRVQPATAEHPALVLFTSGTESEPKGVIHSVAGLSHELRSTVSGWGLTFRDRMVMASPMTHITGLLQGFMIPAHIGAAAILLERWDAEVCVEMIERHGATYMAGATPFLRELHRSYLDSGRGSSSLRQYCCGGASVPPDLIRDVNALGIAAYRAWGMTELPTATLPNEFDPLDARADTDGPLAPGVELLVVDDAGAPVGPGEGGELLIRGPEMMRGYVRADLDDRAFTREGWLRTGDLGALDADGRVRITGRTKDIINRGGEKLSAREIEEAIARHPDISAVAVLAVPGGRLGERVGAVVVSHRRDLTVSEVGAVVTEAGLARQKQPEMITVVDALPTNATGKIDRRTLRALFSDGDSTD, encoded by the coding sequence ATGAGCTACCAACGCGCGAGTCGGATTCCAGCGTCGGTACGCGAAAGGTGGCACCGCGCAGGGTTTCACACCCAACAAACAATCGGTGGACTTCTGGAGGACAGTGCAGCACGCTGGCCTCAGCGTGTCGCCGCGATCACGGAGACCGGGGAGGTCACCTTCACTGACCTGGCCCGCCAGTCGCGTCACATTGCGACCACGTTGATCGAAGCGGGGGTACAGCCAGGCGAGGCTGTGTCGTGGCTTCTCCCCACGGGTCCCGAAGCCATCGCCACGGCGGCAGCGATTTGGCGCATCGGCGCGATCTCGAGCCCGCTGGTGCCGATTTACGGATCACGCGAGATCACCACCGCGCTGTCGCAGGTCCGTCCAACCGCGATCATCACCTCCACGGCATCCGCTCGCCGCGACTATCCAGATGAGTTCGACGAGATCTGCCGGGCCGTCGAGCTCGTCCCTCGAATACGACTACTCACCAGCGGGGCACACCCCGGTTGGGTGTCATCGTCAGATGTCCGAGTGGGCAGCCTGCCCGACCGGGTTCAACCCGCCACCGCCGAACACCCGGCTTTGGTGTTGTTCACCTCCGGCACGGAATCTGAACCGAAAGGGGTCATCCATTCAGTGGCGGGTCTGAGCCACGAACTGCGTTCCACGGTCAGTGGGTGGGGGCTGACCTTCCGTGACCGGATGGTCATGGCTTCTCCGATGACTCACATCACGGGGCTCCTGCAGGGGTTCATGATTCCTGCTCACATCGGCGCGGCGGCAATTCTGCTGGAACGATGGGACGCCGAGGTCTGTGTCGAAATGATCGAACGTCACGGCGCGACCTATATGGCAGGCGCGACTCCCTTTCTGCGCGAGCTCCATCGCAGCTATCTCGACAGCGGCCGGGGTTCCTCGTCGTTGCGTCAGTACTGTTGCGGCGGCGCGTCAGTTCCGCCGGATCTGATTCGCGACGTCAACGCTCTCGGTATCGCCGCCTACCGTGCGTGGGGTATGACCGAGCTGCCCACCGCAACTCTGCCAAACGAGTTCGATCCGCTCGATGCCCGCGCAGACACCGATGGCCCTTTGGCTCCTGGGGTCGAGCTGCTGGTCGTTGACGACGCCGGCGCACCGGTGGGTCCTGGCGAAGGCGGAGAACTGCTGATACGGGGCCCGGAGATGATGCGTGGCTATGTCCGCGCCGACCTCGACGACCGTGCTTTCACTCGGGAGGGCTGGTTGCGAACCGGCGATCTCGGTGCGCTTGATGCCGATGGACGGGTGCGAATCACCGGGCGCACCAAGGACATCATCAACAGGGGAGGAGAGAAGCTGAGCGCTCGAGAGATCGAGGAGGCCATCGCGCGGCACCCCGATATCAGCGCAGTTGCAGTCCTCGCCGTCCCGGGCGGAAGGCTTGGAGAACGGGTCGGGGCCGTGGTGGTCTCACATCGTCGCGACCTCACGGTCAGCGAAGTCGGGGCCGTGGTCACCGAGGCCGGCCTCGCCCGCCAGAAGCAACCCGAGATGATCACAGTTGTCGATGCGCTGCCGACGAACGCCACCGGAAAGATCGATCGCAGGACACTCCGGGCGCTCTTCTCCGACGGTGACAGTACGGACTGA
- a CDS encoding DUF4286 family protein → MSASALLLAYVQPTSPADEPEFNRWYDEVHIPQLIERVPGVRGARRYHVADAQFAGAPAPANSYLTVYEIDSENIADTVAEINTAMSDGSLELTTTLDGEVSPPVMHVFQPA, encoded by the coding sequence ATGTCTGCCAGTGCCTTGCTTCTCGCCTACGTTCAGCCCACCAGTCCGGCCGATGAGCCGGAGTTCAACCGCTGGTACGACGAGGTTCACATCCCGCAACTGATCGAGCGTGTGCCAGGGGTGCGAGGGGCTCGGCGCTACCACGTCGCCGACGCCCAGTTCGCGGGTGCCCCGGCGCCTGCCAACTCCTACCTGACGGTGTACGAAATCGATTCTGAGAACATCGCAGACACCGTCGCCGAGATCAACACTGCGATGAGTGATGGTTCGTTGGAGCTGACCACCACGTTGGACGGTGAGGTGTCGCCGCCGGTGATGCACGTTTTCCAGCCTGCCTGA
- a CDS encoding LLM class flavin-dependent oxidoreductase, with amino-acid sequence MELGLLLNPGHRPGSDLSAAVAWDVELIRWADELGYREAWIGEHLTVPWEPVPAPDLVIAQALTQTSTIRLGPSSLNLPLHHPAMVAHRWAFLDQLSQGRINLGLGASGTLTDWHLYGIDGASGQHREMMVESLDAVVRLWTEPGPYESSGRFWTVNKPGPMVDGFLDFHMQPFQRPHPPIHLSGLSPQSPTLRLCGERGYAPLSLALNTEYLAELWRTVEQGADTTGAVVDRSSWGIGWDVFVAETDEEALRLSLDSGMGAYLGEFWLPMLRGVGLASMYKADPDMSDADLTPEYYLRHCALVGSVETVVDKIEESVARTGGFGTLIQQGHDFADDRAPLRASMEMLATEVMPRVRAARGVAEGVSR; translated from the coding sequence ATGGAACTGGGACTGTTGTTGAATCCGGGACACCGGCCGGGATCGGACCTCTCGGCTGCGGTCGCGTGGGACGTCGAGCTGATCAGGTGGGCCGACGAGCTCGGGTACCGGGAGGCGTGGATCGGCGAGCACCTGACCGTGCCATGGGAGCCGGTGCCGGCTCCGGACCTCGTCATAGCGCAGGCGCTGACCCAAACCAGCACGATCCGATTGGGACCGTCTTCGTTGAACCTACCGCTGCACCATCCGGCGATGGTGGCGCACCGATGGGCATTCCTGGATCAGCTCTCGCAGGGCCGGATCAACCTCGGCCTTGGAGCCTCAGGCACGCTGACTGATTGGCATCTGTACGGGATCGACGGCGCCTCAGGCCAGCATCGGGAGATGATGGTGGAATCGCTGGACGCCGTCGTGCGGTTGTGGACCGAACCCGGACCGTATGAGTCGTCGGGACGTTTCTGGACGGTCAACAAGCCGGGGCCGATGGTCGATGGTTTCCTCGATTTTCACATGCAGCCCTTTCAGCGGCCGCATCCGCCGATTCACCTCAGCGGTTTGAGCCCGCAGTCACCGACCCTTCGCCTGTGCGGGGAACGCGGTTATGCCCCGCTGAGTTTGGCTCTGAACACGGAGTATCTGGCCGAGCTGTGGCGCACCGTCGAGCAGGGTGCGGACACCACAGGCGCAGTGGTCGATCGCTCGAGTTGGGGCATCGGCTGGGATGTCTTTGTCGCTGAGACCGACGAAGAAGCGCTCCGGCTGAGTCTGGACAGCGGGATGGGGGCCTACCTTGGCGAGTTCTGGCTGCCCATGCTCCGGGGCGTGGGGCTCGCCTCGATGTACAAGGCCGACCCAGACATGTCGGATGCCGATCTCACGCCCGAGTACTACCTGCGCCACTGTGCACTGGTCGGTTCGGTCGAAACCGTTGTGGACAAGATCGAGGAGTCCGTGGCGCGGACCGGCGGTTTCGGCACGCTGATTCAGCAGGGGCACGACTTCGCCGACGATCGTGCACCGCTACGGGCGTCGATGGAAATGCTGGCGACTGAGGTGATGCCCAGAGTCCGGGCAGCGAGAGGTGTGGCCGAGGGCGTATCGCGCTAG
- a CDS encoding acetyl-CoA C-acetyltransferase, with product MAAENSTTDFKPAQPTTRPERPVAILGGNRIPFARQDKAYAKVSNQEMFTAALDGLVSRFSLQGEQLGMVAGGAVLKHARDFNLIRESVLGSALSPYTPAFDIQQACGTGLQAITTVADGIARGRYDAAVGGGVDTTSDAPIAVGEGLRRQLLEVNRARSTKDQILGAAKLLTKLGIEIPQNGEPRTGMSMGEHAAITAKEFGIKRADQDELAALSHQRMAAAYDDGFFDDLITPFMGLTRDQNLRGDSTAEKLAKLKPVFGVSLGDATMTAGNSTPLTDGASTVLLASDEWAAERGLPVLAYFVDSETAAVDYVNGPDGLLMAPTYAVPRLLARNGLTLQDFDFYEIHEAFASVVLATLQAWESEEYCKERLGLDSALGSIDRSKLNVNGSSLAAGHPFAATGGRIVAQAAKQIKENGGGRALISICAAGGQGVTAIIQG from the coding sequence GTGGCCGCAGAGAACAGCACGACCGACTTCAAGCCCGCCCAACCCACGACCCGGCCCGAGCGACCGGTGGCGATCCTCGGCGGCAACCGCATCCCGTTTGCCCGCCAGGACAAGGCATACGCCAAGGTCAGCAATCAGGAGATGTTCACCGCGGCCCTCGACGGCCTGGTGAGCCGGTTCAGCCTGCAGGGCGAGCAGCTCGGCATGGTGGCCGGTGGCGCCGTGCTCAAACACGCCCGCGACTTCAACCTCATCCGCGAGTCCGTGCTGGGTTCGGCGCTGTCGCCCTACACCCCCGCCTTCGACATCCAGCAGGCCTGTGGGACGGGTCTGCAGGCGATCACCACCGTCGCCGACGGGATCGCCCGCGGCCGTTACGACGCCGCCGTCGGTGGTGGCGTCGACACCACCTCCGACGCGCCGATCGCCGTCGGGGAGGGTCTGCGTCGGCAACTCCTCGAGGTCAACCGCGCGCGCAGCACCAAGGACCAGATCCTGGGTGCGGCGAAGCTGCTCACCAAGCTCGGGATCGAGATCCCGCAGAATGGTGAGCCCCGCACCGGCATGTCGATGGGCGAGCACGCGGCCATCACCGCCAAGGAGTTCGGCATCAAGCGCGCCGACCAGGACGAGCTCGCCGCACTGAGCCACCAGCGCATGGCGGCCGCCTACGACGACGGCTTCTTCGACGACCTGATCACCCCGTTCATGGGCCTGACCCGGGACCAGAACCTGCGCGGGGACTCGACCGCGGAGAAGCTCGCCAAGCTCAAGCCGGTTTTCGGGGTCTCGCTCGGTGACGCGACCATGACCGCGGGCAACTCGACGCCGCTCACCGACGGTGCGTCGACTGTGCTGCTGGCCAGCGACGAGTGGGCCGCCGAGCGTGGACTGCCGGTGCTGGCGTACTTCGTCGACAGCGAGACCGCTGCCGTCGACTACGTCAACGGACCCGATGGCCTGCTGATGGCGCCGACCTACGCGGTGCCGCGTCTGCTGGCACGCAACGGACTCACCTTGCAGGACTTCGACTTCTACGAGATCCACGAGGCCTTCGCGTCCGTGGTGCTCGCGACGCTGCAGGCCTGGGAGTCCGAGGAGTACTGCAAGGAACGTCTCGGTCTCGATTCGGCACTCGGCTCGATCGACCGGTCCAAGCTCAACGTCAACGGCTCGTCGCTGGCGGCCGGCCATCCGTTCGCCGCGACCGGTGGACGCATCGTGGCCCAGGCGGCCAAGCAGATCAAGGAGAACGGCGGCGGTCGTGCGCTGATCTCGATCTGCGCGGCGGGTGGACAGGGCGTCACCGCGATCATTCAGGGCTGA
- a CDS encoding MaoC/PaaZ C-terminal domain-containing protein, translating into MAKTITLPAAPGTGEIYGKAVTALLPGIGKPPRVPSDATAPDTRYRLDDVRVDPAALQAYCHATGQRFGDTLPLTYPFVLQFPVVMKLMTSDEFPFGAVGSVHMTNRIERKRPIGAGEPLSIVTHAENLREHRKGMLIDVISEISVGTELVTTQTATFLKQQRTSLSDEPRGPEPKSKTPPPPDAILAVDHKRIRAYAAASGDRNPIHMGNLPAKAFGFPKAIAHGMWSAAAAVANVESQLPDAVTYDVRFGKPILLPAKVNLYTRRIHGHGSFDISIRDRRKGFPHLTATTREG; encoded by the coding sequence ATGGCCAAGACGATCACACTCCCGGCAGCACCCGGAACCGGCGAGATCTACGGCAAGGCCGTCACCGCGCTACTGCCCGGCATCGGTAAGCCGCCGCGCGTACCGTCGGACGCGACCGCACCGGACACCCGCTACCGGCTCGACGATGTGCGGGTCGATCCCGCTGCGCTGCAGGCATATTGCCACGCGACGGGCCAGCGCTTCGGTGACACCCTGCCGCTGACCTACCCGTTCGTGCTGCAGTTCCCGGTGGTCATGAAGTTGATGACCTCCGACGAATTCCCCTTCGGCGCAGTCGGTTCGGTGCACATGACCAACCGGATCGAGCGCAAGCGACCCATCGGGGCCGGCGAGCCGCTGAGCATCGTGACGCATGCGGAGAACCTGCGTGAACATCGCAAGGGCATGCTGATCGACGTGATCAGCGAGATCAGTGTGGGTACCGAGTTGGTGACGACGCAGACCGCGACCTTCCTCAAGCAGCAGCGCACCAGCCTGTCCGACGAGCCGCGCGGCCCGGAACCGAAGTCGAAGACCCCGCCCCCGCCGGATGCGATCCTCGCCGTCGACCACAAGCGCATCCGTGCGTACGCCGCGGCGTCGGGTGACCGCAATCCGATCCACATGGGCAACCTGCCGGCCAAGGCCTTCGGATTCCCCAAGGCGATCGCACACGGAATGTGGAGTGCCGCCGCAGCTGTGGCAAACGTGGAGTCGCAACTGCCCGACGCCGTCACCTACGACGTCCGGTTCGGCAAGCCGATCCTGTTGCCCGCCAAGGTGAATCTCTACACACGCCGCATCCACGGCCACGGCAGCTTCGACATCTCGATCCGCGACCGCCGCAAGGGATTCCCGCACCTCACCGCGACCACGCGGGAGGGCTGA
- a CDS encoding enoyl-CoA hydratase/isomerase family protein — protein MWLVRDGKSVPLERDTGVLVAELRGSTLLVTLHRPHAANALDDELMVALRRLWESVAAEPSVRCIVLTGAGEAFCAGADARMVAGDRASVGDTAAQELAFVPGPQISVPVVVVVNGVCAGGGLHFVADADICIAAKSARFLDPHVSIGQVSALEPVLLRGRMRRDVLARMVLLGKHEQLGSEAARDAGLVSEVVDDDVALERGLALAALITRNSPEAVRLSRRALRRAEEHALATELDLGWELIRRHRAHPDAAEGPIAFLEKRVPKWTS, from the coding sequence GTGTGGCTTGTGAGGGACGGCAAGTCGGTTCCTCTGGAGCGTGATACCGGCGTACTCGTCGCTGAACTCCGAGGCTCGACGCTCCTGGTCACGTTGCATCGACCGCATGCGGCGAATGCGCTTGACGACGAGTTGATGGTCGCGCTTCGCCGACTGTGGGAGTCGGTGGCCGCCGAACCGTCTGTGCGGTGCATCGTGCTCACCGGCGCCGGTGAGGCGTTTTGCGCCGGTGCCGACGCGCGCATGGTCGCCGGGGACCGTGCGTCGGTGGGTGACACCGCCGCCCAGGAGCTGGCGTTCGTGCCCGGCCCGCAGATCTCAGTCCCGGTGGTCGTCGTGGTCAATGGTGTGTGCGCGGGTGGAGGACTGCATTTCGTCGCCGACGCCGACATCTGCATAGCGGCGAAGAGCGCGCGATTCCTGGATCCCCACGTCAGTATCGGCCAGGTATCTGCCCTCGAACCGGTCCTGCTGCGAGGACGGATGCGCCGCGACGTGCTGGCCCGGATGGTGCTGCTCGGTAAGCACGAGCAACTCGGCTCCGAGGCCGCTCGCGATGCCGGCCTCGTTTCCGAGGTGGTCGACGATGACGTTGCTCTGGAGCGGGGACTTGCGTTGGCCGCGCTGATCACGCGCAACTCGCCGGAGGCAGTGCGGTTGAGTCGTCGAGCGCTCCGGCGCGCCGAAGAACACGCCCTGGCAACCGAACTCGACCTCGGCTGGGAACTCATCCGACGTCATCGAGCACATCCAGACGCCGCTGAAGGCCCGATTGCCTTCCTGGAGAAACGTGTACCCAAATGGACCTCATGA
- a CDS encoding NDMA-dependent alcohol dehydrogenase: MKTKGALLWEPGTNSGWSVEEIEIDDPNHNEVLVKLAATGICHSDDHVDTGDIPLDWAPLLGGHEGAGVVEKVGPGVTDLEVGDHVVFSFLPACGKCIPCVAGDQNLCDLGAGVLGGVTLDGDHRVHARGKGVGAMCFLGTFSPYVVAPLNSVIKIDKSIPLDKAALVGCGVPTGWGSAVYAAETQIGDTVVVFGVGGVGMNAVQGAKFAGATQIVAVDPVASKREKALEFGATHTATDADEALAIVEDITNGRLADRAIFTVGVGDGKLIQGMNALVRKGGVMVCTSAAPALQTEISINLLELTMSGKRFQGALFGSCAPRNDIPMLLDLYMRGDLKLDELVTTRYKLEDINQAVADLREGKNIRGLIVYDE, encoded by the coding sequence ATGAAAACCAAGGGAGCGCTCCTCTGGGAGCCCGGAACAAACTCGGGGTGGAGCGTCGAAGAGATCGAAATCGACGACCCCAACCACAACGAAGTCCTGGTCAAGCTCGCCGCCACCGGCATCTGTCACTCCGATGATCACGTCGACACCGGCGACATCCCACTGGACTGGGCGCCGCTACTCGGTGGCCATGAAGGTGCTGGCGTCGTCGAGAAAGTTGGGCCCGGCGTCACCGATCTCGAGGTAGGCGACCATGTTGTCTTCTCGTTTCTGCCCGCCTGCGGAAAGTGCATCCCGTGCGTCGCCGGCGACCAGAACCTGTGCGACCTCGGTGCCGGCGTGCTCGGGGGTGTGACACTCGACGGAGACCATCGCGTACACGCTCGTGGCAAGGGCGTCGGCGCAATGTGCTTTCTGGGCACGTTCAGTCCCTATGTCGTGGCACCGCTCAACTCTGTGATCAAAATCGACAAGTCGATCCCTCTTGACAAGGCAGCCCTCGTCGGCTGCGGAGTGCCCACCGGTTGGGGCTCGGCCGTCTATGCTGCCGAAACCCAGATCGGCGACACAGTCGTCGTATTCGGAGTCGGCGGCGTCGGCATGAACGCAGTGCAGGGCGCGAAGTTCGCCGGCGCAACCCAGATCGTCGCTGTCGACCCGGTCGCATCCAAGCGTGAAAAGGCGCTCGAGTTCGGTGCCACCCACACCGCCACCGACGCCGACGAAGCGCTCGCCATCGTCGAGGACATCACCAACGGGCGGCTTGCCGACCGGGCGATCTTCACCGTCGGTGTCGGAGACGGCAAACTGATCCAGGGCATGAACGCACTCGTTCGTAAGGGCGGCGTGATGGTGTGCACCTCCGCAGCGCCGGCCCTGCAGACCGAGATCAGCATCAACCTTCTCGAACTCACCATGTCGGGTAAGCGATTCCAGGGTGCCCTCTTCGGATCGTGTGCCCCACGAAACGATATCCCCATGCTGCTCGACCTCTACATGCGCGGCGATCTCAAACTCGACGAGCTCGTCACCACCCGCTACAAGCTCGAAGACATCAACCAGGCAGTCGCCGATCTGCGCGAGGGCAAGAACATTCGCGGTCTCATCGTCTACGACGAGTGA
- a CDS encoding aldehyde dehydrogenase: MTVAATVTPEVDRLQFFVGGKWVDASSTDTHEVLEAATGEPIARAALGSEADVESAIVSAHESFAAGEWSRATAEERATVLRRFADALEAKAEATSVLVSREIGMPIELSRAFNGVAPAHLLRQYADVAVSTATEEIRRSPMGSTIIRREPVGVAAVITPWNYPQAKAMISIAPALAAGCSVVLKHSPDAALDSYVIAEAAQQAGLPAGVLNVVLADREPASLLSRHPLVDKVAFTGSTASGERIGAEAGRRFKRVTLELGGKSAAIVLEDADLDVFVTGMATAAFMNNGQTCTGQSRILAPQSRYDEIVDALAGWAGEQILGNPLDPAVTIGPMANQRQLQRVSRLVEVAISDGARLVHGGGRPAGLDRGWFMEPTILADVSNTDRIAREEIFGPVVTVIPYTDLDDAISMANDSDYGLAGSVWTADEQRGIGVARRVRTGTFGINYYVNDFDAPFGGVKRSGIGRELGPEGFAEFQELKSIYASAALLDRD, encoded by the coding sequence ATGACCGTTGCCGCCACAGTCACGCCCGAAGTCGACCGACTCCAGTTCTTCGTCGGGGGGAAGTGGGTCGATGCTTCGTCCACAGACACCCATGAGGTCCTCGAAGCTGCAACTGGGGAACCGATCGCTCGTGCGGCATTGGGCTCAGAAGCCGACGTGGAATCGGCGATCGTTTCCGCGCACGAGTCCTTCGCCGCAGGGGAGTGGTCGCGCGCCACAGCGGAAGAGCGCGCGACGGTGTTGAGGCGGTTCGCCGATGCCCTCGAGGCCAAGGCCGAGGCGACGAGCGTCCTGGTCAGCCGCGAGATCGGGATGCCGATCGAGCTGTCGCGAGCCTTCAACGGCGTTGCTCCCGCGCACTTGCTGCGTCAATATGCCGACGTCGCGGTCTCGACTGCAACCGAAGAGATCAGGCGCAGTCCGATGGGATCGACGATCATCCGTCGGGAACCGGTCGGGGTCGCCGCGGTCATCACGCCTTGGAATTATCCCCAGGCCAAAGCGATGATCTCGATCGCACCGGCCCTCGCGGCCGGCTGCTCGGTGGTACTCAAACACTCTCCCGATGCGGCACTGGACAGCTATGTCATCGCCGAAGCAGCACAGCAGGCAGGCCTTCCCGCCGGAGTGTTGAATGTGGTTCTCGCGGATAGGGAACCCGCAAGTCTACTGAGTCGCCACCCGCTCGTTGACAAGGTCGCATTCACCGGGTCGACCGCCAGTGGTGAGCGCATCGGCGCTGAGGCCGGGCGACGGTTCAAGCGCGTCACTCTCGAACTCGGTGGAAAGTCTGCGGCCATCGTTCTCGAGGACGCTGACCTCGACGTGTTCGTCACGGGCATGGCTACAGCGGCTTTCATGAACAACGGCCAGACCTGCACCGGACAGTCCCGGATCCTCGCGCCGCAATCACGATATGACGAGATCGTCGACGCACTCGCCGGATGGGCCGGCGAACAGATCCTCGGCAACCCGCTCGATCCAGCCGTCACAATCGGGCCGATGGCCAATCAACGTCAGCTTCAGCGCGTGAGTCGTTTGGTTGAGGTAGCCATCTCTGACGGCGCACGATTGGTCCACGGTGGCGGCCGGCCGGCCGGCCTCGATCGCGGATGGTTCATGGAACCGACGATTCTCGCCGATGTCTCCAACACCGACCGGATTGCCCGCGAGGAGATCTTCGGACCAGTCGTCACCGTCATTCCCTACACCGACCTCGACGACGCGATCTCCATGGCCAATGACAGCGATTACGGTCTGGCCGGCTCGGTGTGGACTGCCGACGAGCAGCGTGGCATCGGCGTCGCACGGCGGGTACGCACCGGCACGTTCGGAATCAACTACTACGTCAACGACTTCGACGCTCCTTTTGGCGGAGTGAAACGAAGTGGCATCGGACGCGAACTCGGTCCGGAAGGCTTTGCTGAGTTCCAAGAACTCAAATCGATCTACGCCAGCGCCGCCCTTCTCGACCGGGACTAG
- a CDS encoding 3-oxoacyl-ACP reductase, whose protein sequence is MAANGNTGLYSSFVHSAPGAFIAKQAGLPVPPPLRRYKASEPPLPGPVLLGGSGRLVEPLREMLSTEDYTLIQNATTGRSADKYGGLVFDATGITSPAELRALFEFFQPAMRSTAPCARFLVIGTTPELVTDPSERVAQRALEGFTRSLGKELLKGSTVQLVYVSPDAKTGLTGLESTVRFVLSAKSAFVDAQVIRVGAADATAPKNWDRPLEGKVAVVTGAARGIGATIAEVLSRDGAHVIAADVPQAGDALSETANKVGGTAFPLDVTAPDAGAKLAEHALERHGGIDIIVNNAGITRDKLLANMDDARWDAVIAVNLIAPQTLVETLLEKGALREGGAVVDVSSIAGIAGNRGQTNYGTSKAGVIGLVDAYAPILAEKGITINAVAPGFIETKMTAAIPLATREAGRLMSSLQQGGQTVDVAETVAYFANPASNAITGNVVRVCGQGFLGA, encoded by the coding sequence GTGGCAGCCAACGGAAACACTGGCCTGTACTCGAGCTTCGTCCACTCCGCGCCCGGCGCATTCATCGCCAAACAGGCCGGGCTCCCCGTGCCGCCGCCGCTGCGGCGATACAAGGCGTCGGAGCCGCCACTACCGGGCCCGGTGCTGCTCGGCGGGTCCGGACGCCTCGTCGAACCGCTTCGCGAGATGCTCTCCACCGAGGACTACACCCTCATCCAGAACGCCACGACCGGCCGCAGTGCCGACAAATACGGCGGCCTGGTGTTCGACGCCACCGGCATCACCTCCCCCGCCGAGCTGCGTGCGCTCTTCGAGTTCTTCCAGCCGGCCATGCGATCGACCGCGCCGTGCGCCCGGTTCCTGGTGATCGGCACCACGCCCGAGCTCGTCACCGACCCGTCCGAGCGCGTCGCACAGCGCGCACTCGAGGGCTTCACCCGTTCGCTGGGCAAGGAGCTCCTGAAGGGCTCCACCGTCCAGCTCGTCTATGTCTCCCCCGACGCCAAGACCGGCCTGACCGGCCTGGAATCGACCGTACGCTTCGTGCTGTCGGCCAAGTCGGCCTTCGTCGACGCCCAGGTCATCCGGGTGGGTGCGGCCGATGCGACCGCCCCGAAGAACTGGGACCGCCCACTCGAGGGCAAGGTCGCCGTGGTGACCGGTGCGGCACGCGGCATCGGCGCGACCATCGCCGAGGTCCTCTCCCGCGACGGAGCCCATGTCATCGCCGCCGACGTCCCGCAGGCAGGTGACGCGCTGTCGGAGACAGCGAACAAGGTCGGCGGCACCGCCTTCCCGCTCGACGTCACCGCACCCGACGCCGGGGCGAAGCTCGCCGAGCACGCCCTCGAACGCCACGGCGGTATCGACATCATCGTCAACAACGCCGGCATCACCCGCGACAAGCTGCTCGCCAACATGGACGACGCCCGCTGGGACGCGGTGATCGCGGTGAACCTCATCGCACCGCAGACCCTCGTCGAGACGTTGCTGGAGAAGGGTGCGCTGCGCGAGGGCGGCGCGGTCGTCGACGTGTCGTCGATCGCCGGTATCGCCGGCAATCGCGGTCAGACCAACTACGGGACCTCGAAGGCGGGTGTCATCGGCCTCGTCGACGCCTACGCGCCGATCCTCGCCGAGAAGGGAATCACGATCAACGCCGTGGCGCCGGGCTTCATCGAGACCAAGATGACCGCCGCGATCCCCCTGGCCACGCGCGAGGCCGGACGTCTGATGAGCTCGCTGCAGCAGGGCGGACAGACCGTCGACGTCGCCGAAACCGTTGCCTACTTTGCCAATCCGGCGAGCAACGCGATCACCGGCAACGTGGTCCGCGTGTGCGGCCAGGGATTCCTGGGTGCCTGA